From one Deinococcus detaillensis genomic stretch:
- a CDS encoding type II toxin-antitoxin system PemK/MazF family toxin, translated as MTPGLPVPKKGDLIWLDFNPQAGHEQAGRRPALVITPSLFNRSTNLLFASPITSRVRGHEFEVPLPAGLSISGVILVHHTRSVDWKVRNAEIIEAVPEETLFEVLDILNAVVEDEE; from the coding sequence GTGACGCCGGGCCTTCCCGTTCCCAAAAAAGGCGACCTGATCTGGTTGGATTTCAACCCCCAGGCCGGACACGAGCAAGCAGGCCGCCGCCCCGCGCTGGTCATTACGCCTTCGCTATTCAACCGCTCGACCAATCTGCTTTTTGCTTCCCCGATTACCAGCCGGGTCAGGGGTCACGAATTTGAAGTTCCCTTGCCAGCGGGCCTGAGTATCAGCGGCGTCATTCTGGTGCATCACACCCGTTCTGTGGATTGGAAAGTACGCAACGCCGAGATCATAGAGGCCGTGCCAGAAGAAACCCTGTTTGAGGTTCTGGACATTCTGAACGCCGTTGTTGAGGACGAAGAATGA
- a CDS encoding AbrB/MazE/SpoVT family DNA-binding domain-containing protein, whose product MKGTIRNWGNSLAIRIPRDYASTLNIQDGSDVKLELTEQGLLIVPSRPKRHQRKLADLLIGVTPELIGGEMDWGEPQGSEVW is encoded by the coding sequence ATGAAAGGAACCATTCGCAACTGGGGCAACAGCCTCGCCATTCGCATTCCCCGCGATTACGCCAGCACCCTCAATATTCAAGACGGCAGCGACGTCAAGCTTGAGCTGACAGAACAAGGTTTATTGATTGTGCCCAGCCGCCCGAAGCGTCACCAACGGAAGCTGGCTGATTTGCTGATCGGGGTCACGCCTGAGCTGATCGGCGGAGAAATGGACTGGGGCGAGCCGCAAGGCTCAGAAGTGTGGTGA
- a CDS encoding type I restriction-modification system subunit M N-terminal domain-containing protein, which yields MLKEQFRDDEERIRRCLERDRFVMPPGSLFLDLYRQRTTDNIGEIIDQALIAIEDVSKGKLAGVFRNVTFNGEAALGQTKERNVQLKLLLEDFNSPKLDLRPSRIGNLDIIGNAYEYLISRFAAGAGKNAGEFYPRARAITPSSATRSPA from the coding sequence ATGCTGAAAGAGCAATTCAGAGACGACGAGGAGCGCATTCGACGCTGCCTGGAGCGCGACCGCTTCGTGATGCCGCCCGGCAGCTTGTTCCTCGACCTGTACCGGCAGCGCACCACCGACAACATCGGAGAAATCATCGATCAGGCCCTCATCGCCATTGAAGACGTTAGCAAGGGCAAGCTGGCCGGTGTGTTCCGCAACGTCACCTTCAACGGTGAGGCGGCGCTGGGCCAGACCAAGGAGCGCAATGTTCAGCTCAAGCTGCTGCTCGAAGATTTCAACAGCCCCAAGCTCGATCTGCGGCCTAGCCGAATCGGCAACCTCGACATCATCGGCAACGCCTACGAATACCTGATCTCGCGGTTCGCTGCCGGAGCGGGCAAGAATGCTGGGGAGTTCTACCCAAGGGCAAGGGCGATTACGCCTTCATCAGCCACAAGATCGCCAGCATGA
- a CDS encoding replication initiator protein A encodes MTERKSRRSSVLPVPEVTSGYDELNLGRLALMSGQKTVPSDLHRWQKQALTPDGRPVIITCTVPVDQVVPHGLDNDFMVGLINLCFEAGLPDTPFSVSAYALLKASGFSDSAQYYRALEESMIRLNKASYTVEEGWYAHGSQQWTTQSFAQVNYLAYVRSRSGVQGTSLVTVQLAPPNHGKSAGGVYQATGSGFLPLAQSATGPRPLPTTGRAAF; translated from the coding sequence ATGACTGAGCGCAAGTCGCGCCGTTCTTCTGTACTCCCGGTGCCGGAAGTGACCAGCGGCTACGACGAACTCAATTTGGGCCGGTTGGCCCTGATGAGCGGGCAGAAAACTGTCCCCTCTGATCTCCACCGTTGGCAAAAGCAGGCCTTGACCCCAGACGGTCGGCCCGTCATCATCACCTGCACTGTTCCGGTGGATCAGGTGGTTCCGCACGGACTTGACAACGACTTCATGGTCGGACTTATCAATCTGTGTTTTGAAGCTGGCCTGCCAGATACCCCTTTCAGCGTTTCCGCTTACGCACTGCTAAAAGCATCGGGTTTTTCAGATTCAGCCCAGTATTACCGCGCCCTGGAAGAGAGCATGATCCGCCTCAACAAAGCGTCTTACACCGTTGAAGAAGGTTGGTATGCTCATGGCTCTCAGCAGTGGACAACGCAGTCCTTCGCGCAGGTCAACTACCTGGCTTACGTCCGCTCCCGCAGTGGCGTTCAGGGCACCAGCTTGGTCACGGTGCAGCTTGCCCCTCCAAATCATGGAAAGTCTGCGGGCGGGGTATATCAAGCCACTGGATCTGGATTTTTACCGCTCGCTCAGTCAGCCACTGGTCCGCGCCCTCTACCGACAACTGGACGCGCTGCATTTTGA
- a CDS encoding SAM-dependent methyltransferase — protein MARIVETYRTRQDVDKHARVVAQSELSANDSNLNIPRYVDTSTEQEEIDVAALQTDMDALE, from the coding sequence TTGGCCCGCATCGTGGAGACCTACCGCACCCGGCAGGACGTGGACAAACACGCTCGTGTGGTGGCGCAGAGCGAGCTGAGCGCCAACGACTCCAACCTCAACATTCCGCGCTACGTGGACACCAGCACTGAGCAAGAAGAAATAGATGTGGCCGCCCTGCAAACCGACATGGACGCGCTGGAGTAG